The proteins below come from a single Felis catus isolate Fca126 chromosome A1, F.catus_Fca126_mat1.0, whole genome shotgun sequence genomic window:
- the ING1 gene encoding inhibitor of growth protein 1 isoform X2 yields MLSPANGEQIHLVNYVEDYLDSIESLPFDLQRNVSLMREIDAKYQEILKELDEYYEKFKRETDGVQKRRVLHCIQRALIRSQELGDEKIQIVSQMVELVENRTRQVDSHVELFEAHQEVNDTTGHSGKAGQDKSKSETVTQAEKTNSKRSRRQRNNENRENAANHHDHDDVTSGTPKEKKAKASKKKKRSKAKAEREASPADLPIDPNEPTYCLCNQVSYGEMIGCDNDECPIEWFHFSCVGLNHKPKGKWYCPKCRGENEKTMDKALEKSKKERAYNR; encoded by the exons ATGTTGAGCCCTGCCAACGGGGAGCAGATCCACCTGGTGAACTATGTGGAGGACTACCTGGACTCCATCGAGTCTCTGCCATTCGACCTGCAGAGAAACGTCTCGCTGATGCGGGAGATCGACGCGAAATACCAAG AAATCCTAAAGGAGCTGGATGAGTACTATGAGAAATTTAAACGTGAGACAGACGGTGTCCAGAAGAGGAGAGTGTTACATTGCATTCAGAGAGCCCTGATTCGGAGCCAGGAGCTCGGGGACGAGAAGATCCAGATCGTGAGTCAGATGGTGGAGCTGGTGGAGAACCGGACCAGGCAGGTGGACAGTCACGTGGAGCTCTTTGAGGCCCACCAGGAGGTCAATGACACCACTGGCCACAGTGGCAAAGCCGGCCAGGATAAGTCCAAGAGCGAGACCGTCACGCAGGCGGAAAAGACCAACAGCAAGAGGTCCCGGCGGCAGCGCAACAACGAGAACCGGGAAAACGCGGCCAATCATCACGACCACGATGATGTCACCTCGGGAACGCCCAAGGAGAAGAAGGCGAAAGCCTCCAAGAAGAAGAAGCGCTCCAAGGCCAAAGCCGAGAGGGAGGCGTCCCCTGCAGACCTTCCCATCGACCCGAACGAGCCCACGTACTGTCTGTGCAATCAGGTCTCCTATGGAGAAATGATCGGCTGCGACAATGACGAGTGCCCCATCGAGTGGTTCCACTTCTCCTGCGTGGGGCTGAATCATAAACCAAAGGGCAAGTGGTACTGTCCCAAGTGTCGAGGGGAGAATGAGAAAACCATGGACAAGGCCCTGGAGAAATCCAAAAAGGAGCGGGCTTACAACAGGTAG